From the genome of Winogradskyella forsetii, one region includes:
- a CDS encoding choice-of-anchor J domain-containing protein — translation MKRIIYCLAILGITFVGCDPMEDIYDDLDTSADPIVGSDTYTLTSDDYDALDLGFGSFNSEQQAKDSIPQLLETMYPFWGEGSQVLVGYDLYIGSAEGVSDYTGATIYEFTNSDYATAGSDAFGFYPDVNASEEIPAILEAQIVDPVEGDVVLAKYDQYTEDPVVGLADLVAYDFAGSLEGWNIVEESGDDEVWTSETGNVRGNGFFGDQYSNVEWLVSPSIDLSGESDLKFQITQELDFAGDPSLVKILVSTDYSGDVLTATWDEIVLANPATEDMATSEDYDFSAYDGETINIAFKYTSIGDDPSTPDVDEGDAARWRIQSLKIKTLGATGETNSKGEYFMYSAGAWDTIEGVYYLSSADFDSMGEGSGQPGQYDNFGSSIPPDNYLPTFLELTFPYAQEEEELLVIYDYYSSSSGAQIRGNAYTYMNGVWSGHESVISTTLQFGIEDGIWVPDNTIRYTLTSDDYAAIVSALATDYPAATDSMGNYGNMDRRAGNSAEWTDAMVLDAISVVLNNIDPSAAEEQKYIITIEVYNGSNTTEDFAVIKMGGEWVYQN, via the coding sequence ATGAAAAGAATAATTTATTGTTTAGCAATTTTGGGTATAACCTTCGTGGGTTGTGACCCAATGGAGGATATCTATGATGATTTAGATACAAGTGCCGATCCAATAGTGGGTAGTGATACATATACACTAACTAGTGATGATTATGACGCCTTAGACTTGGGTTTCGGAAGTTTTAATTCTGAACAACAAGCAAAAGATTCTATTCCACAACTATTAGAAACAATGTATCCATTTTGGGGCGAAGGTTCTCAAGTGTTAGTGGGATATGATTTATATATTGGTTCGGCCGAAGGTGTAAGTGATTATACTGGTGCTACCATTTATGAATTCACTAATTCTGATTATGCTACCGCTGGAAGTGATGCTTTTGGATTTTATCCAGACGTCAACGCTTCTGAAGAGATTCCTGCAATACTCGAAGCTCAAATAGTAGATCCAGTTGAAGGAGATGTAGTTTTAGCGAAATATGATCAATATACTGAAGATCCTGTAGTGGGACTAGCGGATTTAGTGGCTTATGATTTTGCCGGAAGTCTTGAAGGATGGAATATTGTTGAAGAATCAGGTGATGATGAGGTATGGACATCAGAAACAGGTAACGTGCGCGGAAATGGTTTTTTTGGTGACCAATATTCAAATGTTGAGTGGCTAGTTTCACCTTCCATAGATTTGTCTGGGGAAAGTGATTTGAAATTCCAGATTACACAAGAACTTGATTTTGCCGGAGATCCATCTTTAGTTAAAATTTTAGTCTCTACAGATTATTCAGGTGACGTTTTAACTGCAACTTGGGACGAAATTGTATTAGCAAATCCTGCAACTGAGGATATGGCGACTTCTGAAGATTACGATTTTTCTGCTTATGACGGCGAAACTATTAATATTGCTTTCAAATATACATCTATAGGAGATGATCCAAGTACACCTGACGTTGATGAAGGTGATGCTGCAAGATGGAGAATACAAAGTTTAAAAATTAAGACATTAGGCGCTACTGGTGAAACCAACTCTAAAGGAGAATACTTTATGTATTCAGCAGGTGCTTGGGATACTATTGAAGGTGTTTATTACTTAAGTTCTGCTGATTTTGATTCAATGGGTGAAGGTTCTGGTCAACCTGGACAATATGATAATTTCGGTAGTTCAATTCCGCCAGATAATTATTTACCAACATTCTTGGAATTGACTTTCCCATATGCTCAAGAGGAAGAAGAGTTATTGGTCATATATGATTATTATTCAAGTTCAAGTGGAGCACAAATTAGAGGTAATGCTTATACTTATATGAATGGCGTATGGTCTGGTCATGAAAGTGTCATTTCTACAACGTTACAATTTGGTATTGAAGATGGTATTTGGGTTCCAGATAATACAATTAGATATACACTAACTAGTGATGACTATGCTGCGATAGTTTCTGCTTTAGCTACGGATTATCCAGCAGCCACAGATAGTATGGGTAACTATGGAAATATGGACAGAAGAGCTGGAAACAGTGCTGAATGGACTGATGCCATGGTATTAGATGCAATTAGCGTCGTGCTCAACAATATTGATCCATCTGCAGCAGAAGAACAAAAATATATTATTACAATTGAAGTTTACAATGGTAGCAATACTACAGAAGATTTCGCAGTAATAAAAATGGGAGGTGAATGGGTTTACCAAAACTAA
- the gldD gene encoding gliding motility lipoprotein GldD, whose product MKRIVLPLLGLLMFSCGDDPLPKPKGYLRLEYPKANYKKTSVPLPFSFEKNELANPIKTIKSLGKTNGVDVKYPTLKATIYLTYKAVENNNLDSLLRDAQNLTQKHTIKADEISSNLYENKEANVYGMLYEIGGNAASQSQFYVTDSINHFLSGSLYFYAKPNYDSIYPAAEYLKKDIKKIMESVRWED is encoded by the coding sequence ATGAAGCGAATAGTCTTACCCTTATTAGGTTTATTGATGTTTAGTTGTGGAGACGATCCGTTACCAAAACCTAAAGGTTATTTAAGATTAGAGTACCCAAAAGCCAATTACAAAAAGACTAGTGTCCCATTACCATTCTCTTTTGAAAAAAATGAACTTGCTAATCCAATAAAAACTATAAAGTCTTTGGGTAAAACCAATGGTGTTGATGTAAAATACCCAACTTTAAAAGCCACTATTTACCTCACTTATAAAGCGGTGGAAAACAATAATTTGGATAGCTTGTTGAGAGATGCTCAAAACCTCACCCAAAAACATACGATCAAAGCTGATGAAATTTCAAGTAATCTCTATGAAAACAAGGAAGCAAATGTATATGGGATGTTGTATGAAATTGGAGGTAACGCAGCATCGCAATCCCAATTTTATGTTACGGATAGTATTAATCACTTTTTAAGTGGTTCGCTTTACTTCTACGCGAAACCTAATTACGATTCTATTTATCCGGCTGCAGAATATTTGAAGAAGGATATTAAGAAGATTATGGAGAGTGTGCGTTGGGAGGATTAA
- a CDS encoding gliding motility-associated protein GldE gives MDPEPTVLISHLLVINTSFITSIVVLVVLLLCSALISGAEVALFSLTKSNVDEGLENKSAAMQIIASLLERPKKLLATILVANNFINIAVVLLFAYIGETLFSSITNTLFRFLIEVVSATFLILLFGEIIPKIYASRNSVKFSSFMARPLRVLDVILSPLSLPMRFVTIQIQNKFGKQRSNLSVDQLSQALELTNDEDTTKEEQKLLQGIVSFGNTDTKQVMRPRMDLFALSMNTPYETIIKEIIENGYSRIPVYEESIDTIKGVLYVKDLLPHLNKKTFDWTTILREPFFVPENKKLDDLMVEFQTKKVHLAVVVDEYGGTSGLVSLEDIIEEIVGDISDEYDDDDLVYTKLNNNNYSFEGKTPLKDVYKIVGIEDDAELFDARKGEAETLAGFVLEISGGFPRIGSKINFENYVFTVEALERKRIKQIKLTLLNRHV, from the coding sequence TTGGACCCAGAACCCACGGTTTTAATTTCACATTTATTAGTTATTAATACGTCGTTTATAACAAGTATAGTTGTGCTTGTTGTTTTATTGCTTTGCTCTGCCTTAATCTCCGGAGCTGAAGTGGCCTTGTTTTCCCTGACCAAATCCAATGTAGATGAAGGTTTAGAGAACAAATCTGCTGCGATGCAAATTATTGCTTCACTTTTAGAACGGCCAAAAAAATTATTGGCAACAATATTAGTCGCTAATAATTTCATCAATATCGCGGTTGTATTGTTGTTCGCCTACATCGGAGAAACGCTTTTTAGCAGTATTACAAATACACTTTTTCGATTTTTGATTGAGGTCGTTTCAGCAACCTTTTTAATATTATTATTTGGAGAGATTATTCCGAAGATTTATGCCAGTAGAAATAGTGTAAAATTTTCATCGTTTATGGCAAGACCTTTACGGGTTTTGGATGTGATTTTATCACCATTGAGTTTACCAATGCGTTTCGTTACTATACAAATTCAGAATAAATTTGGTAAACAACGCTCTAACCTTAGCGTCGATCAGTTATCACAGGCATTAGAACTTACCAATGATGAAGACACCACTAAAGAAGAACAAAAACTTCTGCAAGGCATTGTCTCTTTTGGAAATACAGATACCAAACAAGTGATGCGACCTCGCATGGATTTGTTTGCTTTGAGTATGAATACACCTTATGAAACCATAATCAAAGAGATTATTGAAAATGGCTATTCCCGTATTCCTGTTTATGAAGAAAGCATCGACACCATAAAGGGAGTGCTCTATGTGAAAGATTTGTTACCGCATTTAAACAAAAAAACATTTGATTGGACTACCATTTTACGCGAACCTTTCTTTGTACCGGAAAACAAAAAATTGGATGATCTAATGGTAGAATTCCAGACTAAAAAAGTACATCTTGCGGTAGTTGTAGATGAATATGGAGGCACGTCGGGACTGGTTTCGCTGGAAGATATAATTGAAGAAATTGTTGGTGATATTAGTGATGAATACGATGACGATGACTTAGTTTACACCAAGCTTAACAATAACAATTATAGTTTTGAAGGTAAAACACCTCTTAAAGATGTTTATAAAATAGTAGGTATTGAAGACGATGCAGAACTTTTCGACGCTCGAAAAGGCGAAGCCGAGACACTTGCTGGTTTTGTTCTAGAGATATCGGGTGGATTTCCAAGAATCGGCAGTAAAATAAATTTTGAAAATTACGTTTTTACTGTAGAAGCGTTAGAGCGCAAACGCATTAAACAAATTAAACTCACCTTATTAAATCGACATGTATGA
- a CDS encoding single-stranded DNA-binding protein, with protein sequence MAGTLNKVMLIGNLGDEVKMHYFDDKNCVGRFPIATSESYVSKQTNERITNTEWHNIVVRNKAAEICEKYLTKGDKVYIEGRIKTRKWTDDKGMERYSTEIQCDEFTFLTPKGDQQPQQSQKPNTDSNPQKPKSAPTNTEAEGDDDLPF encoded by the coding sequence ATGGCCGGAACATTAAATAAAGTGATGCTAATTGGAAACTTAGGAGACGAGGTAAAAATGCATTATTTTGATGATAAAAATTGTGTTGGCCGTTTTCCTATTGCGACAAGTGAGTCTTATGTGAGTAAGCAGACCAATGAGCGCATTACAAATACGGAATGGCACAATATTGTGGTGAGAAACAAAGCCGCCGAAATCTGTGAAAAGTACCTAACTAAAGGCGATAAAGTCTATATTGAAGGACGCATTAAAACTAGAAAATGGACTGATGACAAGGGTATGGAACGCTATTCTACAGAAATACAATGTGATGAATTTACGTTCTTAACGCCTAAAGGTGATCAACAACCACAGCAATCCCAGAAGCCCAATACCGATAGTAATCCTCAAAAGCCAAAATCTGCCCCTACTAATACAGAGGCGGAAGGTGATGATGATTTACCTTTTTAA
- the mutY gene encoding A/G-specific adenine glycosylase, translating into MDFKHKLINWYSINKRQLPWRETRNPYHIWLSEIILQQTQVKQGLPYYEQFVTQYPTIFDLADASETSVLKLWQGLGYYSRARNLHYTAKHIVDELHGHFPDNYNDLLKLKGVGDYTASAIASIAFNEVAAVVDGNVYRVLSRYFGIETPINSTLGIKEFKTLANSLIDEDQPATYNQAIMEFGALQCKPKNPDCNICPLKNGCMALQKKMVDVLPVKLKKTKVTTKYFNFLVFIDNNQQTLFEKRAKKGIWQNLYQFPLVESEKSLNSEEFHLLNLEDSFLSLKPFDYSLYNDVDIVHKLSHLHLYTKFWIIEVAQLPSDAISTKSLTKYPAPVLISDFIDRFGF; encoded by the coding sequence ATGGATTTCAAACATAAACTAATTAACTGGTACTCAATAAATAAACGACAATTGCCATGGAGAGAAACCCGAAATCCTTATCATATTTGGCTCTCAGAAATTATTTTACAACAAACCCAGGTTAAGCAAGGTTTACCTTATTATGAACAATTTGTTACCCAATACCCAACTATTTTCGACCTTGCCGACGCTTCTGAAACATCGGTTTTAAAATTATGGCAAGGTTTGGGCTATTATTCCAGAGCAAGGAATCTTCATTATACAGCTAAACATATTGTAGATGAGCTTCATGGCCATTTTCCTGATAATTACAATGATTTATTAAAACTAAAAGGCGTTGGAGATTATACAGCTAGTGCCATTGCTTCCATTGCCTTCAACGAAGTTGCGGCTGTGGTAGATGGCAACGTGTATAGAGTTTTATCGCGCTATTTTGGCATTGAAACGCCTATCAATTCTACTTTAGGCATCAAAGAATTCAAAACTTTGGCGAATTCTCTGATCGATGAGGATCAGCCAGCAACATATAATCAAGCCATCATGGAATTTGGTGCGCTACAATGCAAACCAAAAAATCCCGATTGTAACATTTGTCCCCTCAAAAATGGTTGTATGGCGCTTCAGAAAAAAATGGTCGATGTCCTTCCTGTAAAACTAAAGAAAACTAAAGTGACCACTAAATACTTCAACTTTTTGGTTTTTATTGATAACAACCAGCAAACCCTTTTTGAAAAACGAGCAAAAAAAGGGATTTGGCAGAACCTATATCAATTCCCTTTGGTTGAATCTGAAAAAAGTTTGAATTCTGAAGAATTTCATTTATTGAATTTAGAGGATTCATTTTTAAGCTTAAAACCTTTCGATTATTCCTTGTATAATGACGTCGATATTGTCCATAAATTGTCGCATCTGCATCTATACACCAAATTTTGGATTATTGAGGTAGCGCAGTTACCAAGCGATGCAATTTCTACGAAATCATTGACTAAATATCCTGCTCCTGTACTTATTAGCGACTTTATAGACCGGTTTGGTTTTTAG
- a CDS encoding HU family DNA-binding protein: protein MTKADLVAKISDKLGIEKGDVQATVETFMEEVKTSLESGDNVYLRGFGSFIIKTRAEKTGRNISKNTTIKIPAHNIPAFKPAKVFLEGVKSNVEVN from the coding sequence ATGACAAAAGCCGATTTGGTAGCAAAAATATCTGATAAATTAGGTATTGAAAAAGGAGACGTACAAGCAACTGTAGAAACCTTTATGGAAGAAGTAAAAACATCTTTAGAGAGCGGAGATAACGTGTATTTAAGAGGTTTCGGTAGCTTCATTATTAAAACAAGAGCTGAAAAAACAGGTCGTAATATCTCAAAGAATACTACAATAAAAATTCCAGCACACAACATACCAGCATTTAAACCAGCTAAAGTATTTTTAGAAGGTGTTAAATCTAATGTTGAAGTGAACTAA
- a CDS encoding Rne/Rng family ribonuclease yields the protein MNNELIVRSSSDIVDFALLKDGKLIELHKDEEDNNFAVGDIFIAKIRKVIPGLNAAFVNVGYEKDGFLHYHDLGPQLPSLLKFIKRVSTGKLRDYTLKDFPMEKDLDKHGSIANAIKSNQSILVQVVKEPISTKGPRISSELSIAGRYIVLVPFSNRISISQKIESQEEKDRLKRLVKSITPKGFGVIIRTVAEGKKVAELDSDLQNLLDRWTAMCKKLYKAHHPTKVLGEMNKASSILRDIFNDSFSGIVVDDEEMYIQVKDYVQQIAPKKESIVKFYKNGVPIFEKFGIERQIKTSFGRTVSMAKGAYLVIEHTEALHVVDVNSGNRSNKEKNQEDTALEVNMISAQEIARQLRLRDMGGIIVIDFIDMGRAENRKKLYNYLRDEMKDDKAKHKILPPSKFGLVQITRQRVRPERNIKTKEENPNVLGDEIEAPIKVVERINQDLERVFRKDYKKVTLNAHPFIAAFLTKGFPSVRSKWFFEHKKWVKVLPRDAYTYLEYHFYDKDGNKIK from the coding sequence ATGAACAATGAATTAATCGTAAGATCGAGTTCAGATATTGTTGATTTTGCCTTATTAAAAGATGGAAAACTTATTGAATTGCATAAAGACGAAGAGGATAACAACTTTGCGGTTGGCGATATTTTTATTGCCAAAATACGTAAAGTTATTCCTGGTTTAAACGCTGCGTTTGTTAACGTTGGCTATGAGAAAGATGGTTTTTTACACTATCATGATCTTGGACCGCAATTGCCTTCACTTTTAAAATTCATTAAACGTGTAAGCACAGGAAAATTAAGGGATTACACCCTTAAAGACTTTCCGATGGAAAAGGATTTGGACAAACATGGCAGTATTGCAAATGCCATAAAATCCAATCAATCCATTTTAGTACAAGTAGTAAAAGAACCGATCTCTACAAAGGGACCACGCATTAGCTCAGAATTGTCTATTGCTGGAAGATACATTGTCTTGGTACCTTTTTCTAATCGTATTTCAATTTCTCAAAAAATTGAATCGCAAGAAGAAAAAGACCGTTTAAAAAGACTCGTAAAAAGTATCACACCTAAAGGGTTTGGGGTTATTATTCGTACTGTAGCTGAAGGCAAAAAAGTTGCCGAGCTCGATAGTGATTTACAGAATTTGCTGGATCGATGGACAGCAATGTGTAAAAAATTGTACAAAGCACATCACCCAACCAAAGTACTGGGAGAAATGAACAAAGCATCCTCAATTTTAAGGGATATTTTTAACGATTCATTCTCTGGTATTGTTGTCGATGATGAAGAAATGTACATACAAGTAAAAGATTACGTGCAACAAATTGCACCGAAAAAAGAGTCTATAGTAAAGTTTTATAAAAATGGTGTTCCAATCTTTGAAAAATTTGGCATAGAACGCCAGATTAAAACATCATTTGGAAGAACTGTTTCTATGGCAAAAGGCGCTTACTTGGTTATAGAACATACTGAAGCACTACATGTTGTAGATGTGAATAGTGGTAACCGATCTAATAAAGAAAAGAACCAAGAAGACACCGCTTTGGAAGTCAACATGATTTCTGCCCAAGAAATTGCCAGACAATTACGTTTACGTGATATGGGTGGCATTATCGTTATCGATTTTATCGATATGGGACGTGCCGAGAACAGAAAAAAACTTTACAATTATCTCAGGGATGAGATGAAAGACGACAAAGCAAAGCACAAAATATTGCCGCCGAGTAAGTTTGGTTTAGTGCAAATAACCAGACAGCGCGTTAGGCCAGAACGCAATATTAAAACGAAAGAAGAAAATCCTAATGTTTTAGGCGATGAAATCGAAGCACCAATTAAAGTGGTGGAGCGTATTAATCAAGACCTAGAACGCGTTTTCAGAAAAGATTATAAAAAAGTAACACTAAATGCACATCCTTTTATAGCAGCCTTTTTAACCAAAGGGTTTCCATCAGTACGTTCAAAGTGGTTTTTTGAACACAAAAAATGGGTAAAAGTTTTACCTAGAGATGCTTACACTTATCTTGAATACCATTTTTACGATAAAGATGGTAACAAAATCAAATAA
- a CDS encoding helix-turn-helix domain-containing protein: MEIGQVIRSLIKKRGLTQKELASKIDKSTTALSQIINGAYEPKPETLDKICTVLNVPKPILYFMMISEEDIPDDKKEVYKILEPSIKEFIFSVFGSNQTEVLN, translated from the coding sequence ATGGAAATAGGACAAGTAATTAGAAGTTTGATAAAAAAAAGAGGTTTAACTCAAAAAGAATTAGCTTCAAAAATTGATAAAAGCACAACCGCATTATCTCAAATTATCAATGGTGCGTATGAACCGAAGCCAGAAACTTTGGATAAAATTTGTACAGTATTAAATGTGCCCAAACCTATTCTTTATTTCATGATGATTTCCGAAGAAGATATTCCAGATGATAAAAAAGAAGTTTATAAAATACTAGAACCAAGCATTAAAGAGTTTATTTTCTCTGTATTTGGTTCTAATCAAACAGAAGTATTGAATTAA
- the ahcY gene encoding adenosylhomocysteinase has translation MSTKTVAYVPNKVKDMSLAAWGRKEIELAEAEMPGLMSLREEYKNEQPLKGARIAGCLHMTIQTAVLIETLQSLGAEVTWSSCNIFSTQDQAAAAIAAAGTAVYAWKDMTEEEFDWCIEQTLFFGEDRKPLNMILDDGGDLTNMVLDKYPELSAGIKGLSEETTTGVHRLYERVKNGTLTMPAINVNDSVTKSKFDNKYGCKESAVDAIRRATDIMLAGKRVTVCGYGDVGKGTAASFKGAGSIVTVTEIDPICALQAAMDGFEVKKLETVVANSDIVITTTGNKDIVRAEHFEAMKDKTIVCNIGHFDNEIQMAWLNKNHGNTKDTIKPQVDKYTIDGKDIIILAEGRLVNLGCATGHPSFVMSNSFTNQTLAQIELWKNSDKYENDVYMLPKHLDEKVAKLHLEKIGVELTELAEYQADYIGVKVEGPYKPEHYRY, from the coding sequence ATGAGTACAAAAACAGTTGCCTACGTACCTAATAAGGTAAAAGATATGTCGCTTGCGGCTTGGGGAAGAAAAGAAATTGAATTGGCTGAAGCAGAAATGCCAGGTTTGATGAGTTTGCGTGAAGAGTATAAAAACGAGCAACCTTTAAAAGGCGCACGTATTGCAGGCTGTTTGCACATGACGATTCAGACTGCGGTTTTAATTGAAACATTGCAATCCTTAGGCGCAGAAGTGACTTGGAGTTCTTGTAATATTTTCTCAACTCAAGATCAAGCTGCAGCTGCTATTGCTGCCGCAGGAACCGCTGTTTATGCTTGGAAAGACATGACAGAAGAAGAATTTGATTGGTGTATAGAGCAAACCTTGTTCTTTGGTGAAGACAGAAAACCATTAAACATGATTTTAGATGACGGTGGCGATTTGACAAATATGGTTTTGGATAAATATCCAGAATTGTCTGCTGGAATTAAAGGATTGTCTGAAGAAACAACGACTGGAGTTCATAGACTTTACGAGCGTGTTAAAAATGGTACATTAACAATGCCAGCGATTAACGTGAATGATTCTGTTACAAAGTCGAAGTTCGATAATAAATATGGTTGTAAAGAATCTGCGGTAGATGCGATTCGTCGCGCCACTGATATTATGTTGGCCGGAAAACGTGTAACCGTTTGTGGTTATGGCGATGTTGGTAAAGGTACAGCTGCCTCTTTTAAAGGCGCAGGAAGTATTGTAACCGTTACTGAAATCGATCCTATTTGTGCATTACAAGCTGCAATGGACGGTTTTGAAGTGAAGAAATTGGAAACTGTTGTTGCCAACTCAGATATAGTTATTACCACTACAGGAAATAAGGATATTGTTAGAGCTGAGCATTTTGAAGCCATGAAAGACAAAACTATTGTTTGTAATATTGGTCACTTCGATAACGAAATACAGATGGCTTGGTTGAACAAAAACCACGGCAATACTAAAGATACCATTAAGCCACAAGTAGATAAATATACTATTGACGGTAAAGACATTATCATACTAGCAGAAGGTCGTTTAGTAAATTTAGGTTGTGCAACTGGTCATCCAAGTTTTGTAATGAGTAATTCATTTACCAACCAAACGTTAGCGCAAATTGAACTTTGGAAAAACAGCGACAAGTACGAAAACGATGTGTATATGTTACCAAAGCATTTAGACGAAAAAGTAGCGAAATTACACTTAGAAAAAATAGGTGTTGAGCTAACTGAATTGGCAGAATACCAAGCTGATTATATTGGTGTAAAAGTTGAAGGACCTTATAAGCCTGAGCATTATCGATATTAA
- a CDS encoding 4'-phosphopantetheinyl transferase family protein, producing MPLYKTISVNSQTTVKIWKIEETYEELFQPLDLKPNSLKRVLGMKSELHQRGFLSVRHLLREFGYTDQDLFYDDNGKPHLKDGKHISITHSFTFSGVIVSDKEVGIDIEKQREKITVIAHKFVDYEYNYLKSTDDDYINRLTVIWGIKESLYKLFAVPGMLFRDHFLVIPFSMIDGHTVAWIDYEGKKYRYNTAFLEFEGFTCAYVIP from the coding sequence ATGCCATTATACAAAACCATTAGTGTAAACTCACAAACTACTGTTAAAATTTGGAAGATTGAAGAAACTTATGAGGAGTTATTTCAGCCTTTAGATTTAAAACCTAACAGTTTAAAACGGGTTTTAGGGATGAAAAGTGAATTGCATCAACGTGGTTTTTTGAGTGTGCGTCATTTGTTACGCGAATTTGGTTATACAGACCAGGATTTGTTTTATGACGACAACGGAAAACCGCATCTAAAGGATGGGAAACATATTTCCATTACGCATTCCTTTACCTTTTCTGGAGTCATTGTAAGTGATAAAGAAGTAGGCATTGATATTGAAAAGCAACGCGAAAAAATAACAGTCATTGCCCATAAATTTGTGGATTATGAATACAATTACTTAAAATCTACTGATGACGATTACATCAATAGACTTACCGTAATTTGGGGAATTAAAGAATCGCTTTATAAACTTTTTGCCGTTCCTGGCATGTTGTTTAGAGATCATTTTTTAGTGATCCCTTTTTCGATGATAGATGGTCACACTGTGGCTTGGATTGATTATGAAGGTAAAAAATATAGGTATAATACCGCTTTTTTAGAGTTTGAAGGGTTTACCTGTGCTTATGTGATTCCGTAA
- a CDS encoding geranylgeranylglyceryl/heptaprenylglyceryl phosphate synthase yields MNSIYQNIIAEKAKAEKLLAVLIDPDKMKVEHMSNFMSKVNQSIATHIFVGGSEVDEGLTETLVIEIKKHTNLPVVLFPGDIVQITDKADGILFLSLISGRNPDYLIGKHVEAVSRLKHSNLEVIPTGYILIENLPAVKHGGKETAVQRVSETKPIPRKKVQTIKDTAKAGELLGMKFIYLEAGSGATHPIEAGIISEVKQQLNIPLIVGGGIRTKADMESAYKAGADLVVIGTAFEADETFFDELIK; encoded by the coding sequence ATGAACAGTATTTACCAAAATATAATTGCTGAAAAAGCTAAAGCCGAAAAACTCTTAGCCGTTTTGATTGATCCGGATAAGATGAAGGTTGAACATATGTCGAATTTTATGTCTAAGGTCAATCAATCCATAGCCACACATATTTTTGTGGGAGGCAGCGAAGTTGATGAAGGTTTAACGGAAACTTTAGTCATCGAAATTAAAAAACACACCAATTTACCGGTTGTTTTATTTCCTGGCGATATCGTTCAAATTACGGATAAAGCAGATGGTATTTTGTTTTTATCTCTAATTTCTGGTCGGAATCCAGATTATTTAATTGGTAAACACGTCGAAGCAGTTTCCAGGTTGAAGCACTCTAATTTGGAAGTCATTCCAACAGGATATATTTTAATTGAAAACCTTCCTGCTGTTAAGCATGGTGGAAAAGAAACTGCTGTACAACGTGTGAGTGAAACTAAACCAATTCCGAGAAAAAAGGTTCAAACAATAAAAGACACGGCAAAGGCAGGAGAATTATTAGGCATGAAATTCATTTATCTTGAAGCTGGTAGTGGCGCAACACATCCTATTGAAGCTGGTATTATTTCAGAAGTTAAACAACAACTCAATATACCTTTGATTGTTGGAGGAGGCATAAGAACAAAAGCCGACATGGAATCAGCTTACAAAGCAGGAGCAGATTTAGTGGTTATAGGAACTGCTTTTGAAGCGGATGAAACTTTCTTTGATGAATTAATAAAGTAA
- the pnuC gene encoding nicotinamide riboside transporter PnuC — protein sequence MNQIFDFFLNAYQNAPTYQIVLEAVAFVFGIASVWYAKQENILVYPTGIICTVITVYLLYINQYLGDMMMNFYYSLMSLYGWWNWSRKKNNVIAVPISRTTSKEKLIGVGLFILTMIVTYLVYLFYDYTIEIPNYIDIVTSGIFFTAMWYMANKKLENWTLWIIGDLITIPLYAYRGLGMLSLQYLIFTILAIQGYIAWKKHLNNSHQTA from the coding sequence ATGAACCAAATTTTTGATTTTTTCTTAAACGCTTATCAAAATGCTCCCACATATCAAATTGTATTAGAGGCCGTTGCTTTTGTGTTCGGAATAGCGAGTGTTTGGTATGCAAAACAAGAAAATATTCTCGTATATCCAACAGGAATAATTTGTACAGTAATTACTGTTTATCTCTTATATATTAATCAATATTTAGGCGATATGATGATGAATTTTTATTATTCTCTCATGAGTCTATATGGATGGTGGAATTGGTCGCGGAAAAAAAACAACGTCATAGCTGTTCCGATTTCCAGAACGACTTCCAAAGAAAAACTAATTGGTGTTGGCTTATTTATATTGACCATGATAGTTACCTATTTAGTGTATCTCTTTTATGATTATACTATAGAAATTCCAAACTATATCGATATTGTTACTTCTGGTATTTTCTTTACAGCAATGTGGTACATGGCAAATAAAAAATTAGAAAACTGGACCCTTTGGATTATTGGCGATTTAATAACAATTCCTCTCTATGCATATAGAGGTTTGGGCATGTTGTCATTACAATATCTTATCTTTACAATCTTAGCAATACAAGGCTACATCGCATGGAAGAAGCACTTAAACAACAGCCATCAGACTGCATAA